The Nitrospinota bacterium nucleotide sequence CTTCTCTCTTCCTATCTGTTCAATAACATGGATTAAATCATGATTCATGAAAAACTTCTCCTAAAATTCTATCTCTAATCTGGCATTAGATATCTGGTTATACGGTATATTTATTATTCCATCGTTTTTTATCTTTAAAGTGAGAATATCATTTTTGAAATCGATAATCTTACCTATAAAGTTTTTTTTGTTATTGTAAGAATTAATGGTGTTTAACTTAACTATTCTTCCTTTGTATCTAATATAATCTTCATTTTTCTTCAAAGGTCTATCAAGCCCAGGGGAAGAAACTTCTAATATATAGCGCCTATCAATAAGATCTTCAACATCCAAAATAGCCCCTACCTGGGTGCTAATATTTTGACAATCATCAAGAGTTACTCCTCCATCTTTCTTATCGATAAATATTCTCAGAAAAAAATTTTTACCACCTTTTGAAAATTGTAAGTCTACTAGTTCAAAACCTTCTTCATGAATTATAGGAGCGATAATTTTTCTTATCCTGAAAATTAAATTATCTTTATTCATAATGTCTATTTTTTACTATTAACCTATATTTTCATCAAAAATGAGTTAAAATTAAAAAAGTGGGTTTTAGGACCCACTTTTTTAGTAGACCTTTTAATTTATAAAAAAGTTATCATACAAAAAAAAAGATTGCAAGAAAAAACTAATTGTCTTTCAGCATTTTTTCTATCTCTCTAATAAGTACTTTTTCCATCTCCTCTTCTCTTATTTTCCTGATGATTTCTCCTTTATGAAACAAAACACCTAAACCTTTTCCCCCTGCTATACCAATATCAGCTTCTTTTGCTTCACCAGGACCATTAACAATGCATCCCATGATAGCAACTTTGATTGGCTTAGAAGCATGATTCAACTTCTTCTCAATCTTATTCACTAATGATGTTAGGTCGATCTCACATCTGCCACAGGTAGGGCAGGAGATGATTTCAATACCTCTTTTTCTTAGGTGAAGACTATTAAGTATTTTAAAACCTACCCTAACTTCTTCTCTAGGATCACCTGTTAAAGATACCCTTATTGTATCACCTATTCCTTCTGAAAGAAGAATTCCTATGCCTACTGATGATTTTATAGTCCCACCAAAAACGGTTCCTGACTCAGTTATCCCCAAATGAAGAGGGTAATCTATTTTTTTAGAAATCATTCTATATGCACTCAAGGTTGTCAATATATCAGAGGCCTTTAGAGATATCTTTATCAATCTGAAATCAAGTTCTTCAAAAATAGAAACATGCCTTAATGCACTTAGTACCATAGCTTTAGATATATTCTTAGGATACGTCTTGATAAGGTCTTTTTCTAGCGAACCAGCATTTACCCCGATTCGTATTGGTATATTTTTATCTTTGGCCGCTTTAACAACCTCGGCAATCTTTCTCTTTCCACCAAT carries:
- the rimP gene encoding ribosome maturation factor RimP, yielding MNKDNLIFRIRKIIAPIIHEEGFELVDLQFSKGGKNFFLRIFIDKKDGGVTLDDCQNISTQVGAILDVEDLIDRRYILEVSSPGLDRPLKKNEDYIRYKGRIVKLNTINSYNNKKNFIGKIIDFKNDILTLKIKNDGIINIPYNQISNARLEIEF
- the ispG gene encoding flavodoxin-dependent (E)-4-hydroxy-3-methylbut-2-enyl-diphosphate synthase, which gives rise to MKRRKSLSISIGGVKIGGKAPIAVQSMTKTDTRDIDTTVKQIRELERVGCELVRIAVPDTEAAEKLRKIKEKISIPLIADIHFDYKLALKAIQEDINALRLNPGNIIGGKRKIAEVVKAAKDKNIPIRIGVNAGSLEKDLIKTYPKNISKAMVLSALRHVSIFEELDFRLIKISLKASDILTTLSAYRMISKKIDYPLHLGITESGTVFGGTIKSSVGIGILLSEGIGDTIRVSLTGDPREEVRVGFKILNSLHLRKRGIEIISCPTCGRCEIDLTSLVNKIEKKLNHASKPIKVAIMGCIVNGPGEAKEADIGIAGGKGLGVLFHKGEIIRKIREEEMEKVLIREIEKMLKDN